A genomic window from Clostridium aceticum includes:
- the murG gene encoding undecaprenyldiphospho-muramoylpentapeptide beta-N-acetylglucosaminyltransferase, which translates to MKVIISGGGTGGHIYPAIAIASKIKEKHPTCDILFIGTSSGLESDLVPKAGYEIKTITVSYLRRKISLHNLKSAGMLLKGLWEARKIIKDFQPDIVIGTGGFVCGPVVYMASKLGIKTLIHEQNVFPGITNKILGNYVDRIAISFEEAQKYFKQKNKLVVTGNPIREEFFKITSEEASLRYKVNRPLVLIVGGSGGSASINKAVIDMLVEHPRNQFEVLLVTGKRHYKELMEKLSQHKEVLQYNRIIEYMDDMPYALKACDLIICSAGAITITEINAVGKPAILIPKAYTAENHQEYNATALEARGAALVIKEKDLKSDYLLSKIEEILNNKEKLQSMERASLDASKKLVAEKIYQEIIKLLKH; encoded by the coding sequence ATGAAAGTCATTATAAGCGGCGGTGGAACAGGGGGACATATTTATCCTGCTATTGCTATTGCTAGTAAAATAAAGGAAAAGCATCCAACCTGCGATATTTTATTTATAGGTACGTCATCAGGGCTGGAAAGCGACCTTGTTCCTAAGGCAGGTTATGAGATAAAAACTATAACTGTTAGTTACTTAAGGCGAAAGATATCTCTTCACAACTTAAAAAGTGCAGGAATGTTGTTAAAGGGACTATGGGAAGCAAGGAAAATTATCAAGGATTTTCAACCAGATATTGTGATAGGCACTGGAGGGTTTGTATGCGGGCCAGTTGTTTATATGGCATCAAAACTAGGAATAAAAACCCTCATTCATGAGCAAAATGTTTTTCCTGGCATTACCAATAAGATATTAGGTAACTATGTCGATAGAATTGCCATAAGTTTTGAAGAGGCACAGAAATATTTTAAACAAAAGAACAAGTTAGTTGTCACAGGAAATCCTATAAGAGAAGAATTTTTTAAGATTACGTCTGAGGAAGCAAGTTTGCGATACAAGGTAAATAGACCCTTGGTATTAATCGTAGGGGGAAGCGGCGGGTCTGCCAGCATAAATAAAGCAGTAATAGATATGCTGGTAGAACATCCTAGAAATCAGTTTGAAGTGTTGTTGGTTACAGGAAAAAGACATTACAAAGAACTCATGGAAAAGCTTTCACAACATAAAGAGGTGTTACAGTATAATCGTATTATTGAGTATATGGACGATATGCCTTATGCCTTGAAGGCTTGTGACTTAATCATTTGTAGTGCAGGTGCAATTACTATTACAGAAATTAATGCAGTAGGAAAACCAGCTATCTTGATCCCCAAGGCTTATACAGCGGAAAATCATCAAGAATATAACGCTACAGCCCTAGAGGCTAGGGGGGCTGCTTTAGTTATTAAAGAAAAGGATTTGAAGAGTGATTACTTACTAAGTAAAATAGAAGAAATCTTAAATAATAAAGAAAAACTACAATCTATGGAAAGAGCTAGCTTAGATGCCTCTAAAAAGCTGGTTGCTGAAAAAATATATCAAGAAATAATAAAACTCTTAAAACATTAA
- the ftsW gene encoding putative lipid II flippase FtsW, producing MGKKNPYDFTIIVTVALLVTTGIVMVFSSSFSYAMVVMGDGYYFLKRILIWAAIGTFAMNFCARVKYWKWSKYANVILLGSVILLILVLTPLGKEVNGAKRWIGVGSITVMPSEIAKFAAIIFISTSVTRKKEGMQTFLYGVIPYLLIAGMFFGLIYKQPDFSTAFVVVVVIISMIFVGGMKLSHFIGLAASGFAALASMIGYIFISGAGYKAKRITAFIDPWADPSDSGFQAVQSLLALGSGGLFGRGLGRSVQKHFYLPEPQNDFIFAIIGEELGFIGGVAIMLLFMILIWRGIRIALNAPDLLSCLMATGITTMLIVQVVINIAVATSSMPVTGMPLPFISFGGNALVIFMACMGILLNISKYTNMNRS from the coding sequence ATGGGAAAAAAAAATCCCTATGACTTCACGATTATTGTCACTGTAGCACTTTTGGTGACCACCGGTATTGTTATGGTGTTTAGTTCCAGTTTTTCTTATGCTATGGTGGTGATGGGAGATGGGTATTACTTTCTGAAAAGAATACTAATTTGGGCAGCAATAGGAACTTTTGCTATGAACTTTTGTGCTAGAGTAAAATATTGGAAATGGTCGAAGTACGCTAATGTCATTTTGTTGGGTAGTGTGATTTTACTGATCCTAGTATTAACCCCTTTAGGCAAAGAAGTAAATGGTGCTAAAAGGTGGATTGGTGTAGGCTCTATTACCGTCATGCCCTCCGAAATTGCAAAGTTTGCTGCTATCATTTTTATATCCACCAGTGTGACAAGAAAAAAAGAAGGTATGCAAACTTTTCTTTATGGGGTAATACCTTATCTACTTATTGCAGGAATGTTTTTTGGGTTGATTTATAAACAGCCAGACTTTAGTACAGCCTTTGTGGTAGTGGTTGTAATTATTTCTATGATATTTGTTGGAGGGATGAAACTCTCTCACTTTATTGGATTAGCCGCCAGTGGGTTTGCAGCACTAGCCTCCATGATTGGGTACATTTTCATCAGTGGTGCTGGTTATAAGGCCAAGAGAATCACTGCCTTTATAGACCCTTGGGCAGATCCCAGTGATAGTGGTTTTCAGGCAGTACAATCTCTATTGGCACTAGGATCTGGGGGTCTTTTCGGTAGAGGGTTAGGAAGAAGTGTACAAAAACACTTTTATCTGCCGGAGCCTCAAAATGATTTTATCTTTGCCATTATAGGAGAAGAATTGGGCTTTATAGGTGGTGTAGCTATTATGCTGCTCTTTATGATTTTGATTTGGCGTGGTATTCGTATCGCTCTTAATGCACCAGACCTTTTGAGCTGTTTGATGGCAACAGGAATTACTACAATGCTCATTGTTCAAGTGGTAATTAATATTGCAGTAGCAACATCCTCTATGCCAGTTACAGGAATGCCTTTACCCTTCATCAGTTTTGGAGGAAATGCCCTAGTGATATTTATGGCATGTATGGGGATTTTACTGAACATCTCGAAATATACAAATATGAACAGGAGCTGA
- the murD gene encoding UDP-N-acetylmuramoyl-L-alanine--D-glutamate ligase, with product MNLKNKKVLVIGLAVTGVPLVKTLLNLGATVIVNDLKSEEILQENLKELEGLKFQAILGRHPEDLGELGKLDLVVVSPGIPLDIPFINKLKETNTEIIGEIELAYRFNKAPIVAITGTNGKTTTTALTGEIFKRGRKNTFVVGNIGVAAISKALETTEEDVMVMEVSSFQLESIEEFRPRVAAILNLTPDHLNRHKTMENYRHAKFNIFKNQRTTDYAVINYDDEICRKASEDLSSKKLYFSRKVQLPEGVFVENSHITISYNGIKQSVINIEDIKIPGLHNLENALAATAMAFLMGIDVDVIQDTLRDFKGVTHRIEYVDTIKGIRFINDSKATNTDAAIKAIEAVNPPIILLAGGLDKASEFEDFIQTFDEKVKHVFAYGETAEKIYNTAKNLSFHHVTIVKDLEKAAVGAYNIAKEGDSILLSPACASWDMYKNFEERGEHFKKIVADLRRS from the coding sequence ATGAATTTAAAAAACAAAAAGGTTTTAGTCATAGGATTAGCTGTAACAGGCGTACCATTAGTAAAGACATTATTAAATTTAGGAGCTACAGTCATCGTCAATGACTTAAAGTCAGAAGAAATATTGCAGGAGAATTTAAAGGAGTTAGAAGGACTGAAGTTTCAGGCTATTTTAGGTAGACATCCTGAAGATCTAGGGGAATTGGGTAAGTTAGACTTAGTAGTGGTTTCTCCAGGAATACCTCTAGATATCCCCTTTATTAACAAGTTAAAAGAAACCAACACAGAAATCATTGGAGAAATAGAACTAGCCTATCGATTCAATAAAGCCCCTATTGTTGCTATTACTGGTACAAATGGAAAAACCACAACCACAGCTTTGACAGGGGAAATATTTAAAAGAGGAAGAAAAAATACCTTTGTTGTAGGAAACATTGGGGTAGCTGCTATATCCAAGGCTCTGGAGACTACAGAGGAAGATGTTATGGTAATGGAGGTCAGTAGTTTTCAGTTAGAAAGCATCGAAGAGTTTCGTCCAAGAGTAGCTGCTATCTTAAATCTCACACCAGATCATCTAAATCGTCATAAAACCATGGAAAACTATCGACATGCTAAGTTTAATATATTTAAAAATCAGCGTACTACTGATTATGCTGTTATTAATTATGACGATGAGATCTGCAGAAAAGCTAGTGAAGATCTTTCAAGCAAGAAGTTGTATTTTAGTAGAAAGGTACAGCTGCCGGAGGGGGTATTCGTAGAAAATAGCCATATCACTATTTCATACAATGGGATAAAACAAAGCGTTATAAATATAGAAGATATAAAAATTCCTGGATTGCATAATTTGGAAAATGCATTGGCAGCTACGGCTATGGCTTTTCTGATGGGAATAGATGTTGATGTGATTCAAGATACATTAAGGGATTTTAAAGGAGTAACCCACCGTATCGAATATGTAGATACTATTAAGGGCATTCGTTTTATCAATGATTCAAAGGCTACAAATACAGATGCAGCGATTAAGGCTATAGAGGCTGTAAATCCTCCCATTATTTTATTAGCAGGAGGTTTAGATAAAGCCAGTGAGTTTGAAGACTTTATTCAGACCTTTGATGAAAAAGTAAAACATGTATTTGCTTATGGAGAAACGGCAGAGAAGATTTATAATACAGCAAAAAATTTATCTTTTCATCATGTAACGATTGTAAAAGATTTAGAAAAAGCAGCAGTTGGTGCATATAATATAGCAAAAGAAGGGGATTCTATACTGCTTTCTCCTGCTTGTGCTAGTTGGGATATGTATAAGAATTTTGAAGAAAGAGGAGAGCATTTTAAAAAAATAGTAGCAGATTTAAGGAGGTCTTAA
- the mraY gene encoding phospho-N-acetylmuramoyl-pentapeptide-transferase, translated as MLQQNQLIYTIIIGFFITLILGPLIIPFLKRLKVGQTIREEGPQSHMSKSGTPTIGGVIIIVSILLTSLTSGIMNTDLLVALSATIAFGFIGFIDDFIKVVLKRNLGLRAYQKLLLQVFVAILLAIYQSNTSVVQTKIIIPFIEGNLQIGNILIPQYLDLGIFYIPFIVFVVVATVNSANLTDGLDGLAAGVTLIITGFFSLLAMSWGYTSLAIFASAVTGACLGFLRYNTHPAQVFMGDTGSLALGGAVATMAILMNVPLIIPIVGGIYFAESLSVILQVISFKTTGKRIFKMSPLHHHFELSGWAETKVVTVFWIVTVILCLIGILALH; from the coding sequence ATGTTACAACAAAACCAACTGATTTATACAATCATTATCGGTTTTTTCATTACACTAATATTGGGACCATTAATTATTCCCTTTTTAAAAAGGCTGAAGGTAGGTCAAACCATTAGAGAAGAAGGCCCCCAAAGCCATATGTCCAAAAGCGGAACACCTACAATTGGTGGCGTGATTATTATTGTATCTATTTTGCTTACATCCCTTACTTCAGGGATCATGAATACAGATTTGCTAGTGGCATTGAGTGCTACGATAGCTTTTGGTTTTATAGGATTTATTGATGATTTTATTAAAGTGGTGTTAAAAAGGAACCTTGGGCTGAGGGCATATCAAAAGCTATTGTTACAAGTTTTTGTGGCAATACTATTGGCTATATATCAGTCCAACACATCAGTGGTACAAACAAAAATTATCATTCCTTTTATTGAAGGGAATCTTCAGATAGGTAATATTCTTATACCTCAATATTTAGATTTAGGGATTTTTTACATTCCTTTTATTGTGTTTGTGGTAGTAGCAACGGTAAATAGTGCAAATTTAACAGACGGCTTAGATGGTTTAGCTGCAGGTGTTACTTTAATTATTACTGGCTTTTTTAGTCTATTAGCTATGAGCTGGGGTTATACCAGTCTGGCGATTTTTGCAAGTGCTGTGACAGGAGCTTGTTTAGGATTTTTAAGATATAATACCCATCCTGCGCAGGTGTTTATGGGGGATACAGGCTCTTTGGCATTAGGTGGGGCGGTGGCTACAATGGCCATATTGATGAATGTTCCTTTAATTATACCAATTGTAGGAGGTATCTATTTTGCAGAATCTTTATCAGTGATTTTACAGGTGATTTCTTTTAAAACCACTGGAAAGCGAATTTTCAAAATGAGTCCTTTGCATCATCATTTTGAGCTGAGTGGATGGGCAGAAACAAAGGTTGTTACGGTCTTTTGGATTGTGACAGTCATTTTATGTTTAATAGGTATTTTAGCTTTACATTAG
- a CDS encoding UDP-N-acetylmuramoyl-tripeptide--D-alanyl-D-alanine ligase, translated as MIKQCIEDIVKACNGKVVQKGTKDYIEGISTDSRNIEKSSLFIPLIGERFDGHDFIEVAVKNGASAVLYKEGKKIDSEALKDIYIVEVQNTLEALQAISKYYRDLFDIPFIAITGSTGKTSTKDMVSGVLSCKYNVLKNIGNLNNHIGLPLTLFNLAPHHQMAVLEMGMSGFGEILNLTEIARPSIAVITNIGLAHIEHLGSRENIMKAKMEIANYLSDEDYLILNGDNDLLKTLKRQKTSYKKVFFGLDTSNDFYPKNLIDLGEEGFSFDMEIKGKDYNFVIKQPGIHNVYNALAAIWIGLQSKMEVEAIAEGLMNYTPSKMRMEVIQHHDIKIINDAYNASPDSMEAALSVLANMKGNRKIAVLGDMFEMGDFSEKGHRAVGACTVDKTDVLIAVGQEAKWIAEEAMSQGLKNQVYVASTNKEAVEILNNIIKSNDVILVKGSRGMAMEEIVHRLQERS; from the coding sequence ATGATCAAGCAGTGTATTGAAGATATTGTCAAGGCATGCAATGGAAAAGTGGTACAAAAAGGCACAAAAGACTATATCGAAGGAATATCCACAGACTCTCGGAACATAGAAAAAAGCAGTCTTTTTATTCCTCTGATAGGTGAAAGGTTTGACGGACATGATTTTATTGAAGTAGCTGTAAAAAATGGGGCATCTGCTGTCCTTTATAAAGAAGGAAAAAAAATAGATAGTGAAGCTTTAAAAGACATTTATATCGTTGAAGTACAAAATACGTTAGAGGCTTTGCAGGCAATTAGTAAATATTATAGAGATTTATTTGACATTCCTTTTATTGCTATCACAGGAAGCACTGGTAAAACATCTACAAAGGACATGGTTAGCGGTGTACTGTCTTGTAAATATAATGTGTTGAAAAATATAGGTAATCTAAACAATCATATTGGTCTGCCTTTAACTTTATTCAACTTAGCTCCTCATCATCAAATGGCGGTTTTAGAAATGGGGATGTCTGGATTTGGAGAGATATTAAATCTAACAGAAATTGCTAGACCCAGCATTGCTGTAATCACCAACATAGGCTTAGCCCATATCGAACATCTAGGCAGCAGAGAAAATATTATGAAGGCCAAAATGGAGATTGCCAATTACTTAAGTGATGAAGATTACTTGATTTTAAATGGAGATAATGACCTTCTGAAGACGCTGAAGAGACAAAAAACCAGCTATAAAAAAGTATTTTTTGGCCTAGATACCTCCAATGATTTTTATCCTAAAAACTTGATAGATTTAGGAGAAGAAGGTTTTAGTTTTGACATGGAAATAAAGGGAAAAGACTATAATTTTGTAATAAAGCAACCTGGAATACATAATGTTTATAATGCATTGGCGGCTATATGGATAGGACTTCAGAGTAAAATGGAGGTTGAAGCCATTGCCGAGGGTTTAATGAACTATACTCCTTCTAAAATGAGGATGGAAGTGATACAACATCATGATATAAAAATAATTAATGATGCTTATAATGCCAGCCCGGATTCTATGGAGGCGGCTTTATCCGTACTAGCCAATATGAAGGGGAATAGAAAGATAGCTGTTTTAGGAGATATGTTTGAGATGGGGGACTTTTCAGAAAAAGGACATAGAGCAGTTGGAGCCTGTACAGTTGACAAAACGGATGTCCTGATTGCTGTTGGGCAAGAGGCTAAGTGGATTGCTGAAGAAGCAATGAGTCAAGGATTGAAAAACCAGGTTTATGTTGCCTCTACAAATAAAGAAGCAGTTGAAATATTAAATAATATAATAAAGAGCAATGATGTTATTTTAGTGAAGGGCTCAAGAGGAATGGCAATGGAGGAAATTGTCCATCGTTTACAAGAGAGGAGTTAA
- a CDS encoding UDP-N-acetylmuramoyl-L-alanyl-D-glutamate--2,6-diaminopimelate ligase: MVLKKLLKEMVVEEIIGNDKINIDAIEYDSRKVKENSLFLCIKGFKTDGHLYIKDAIQRGASAVMVEKAVEADIEGTTVIRVKDTRKAMAVVAKHFYGDPSSSLDLIGVTGTNGKTSTTYMIKKILEVSRKKTGLIGTISNWIGEEKLDADRTTPEALDLQRLFRNMLEVKVDSCVMEVSSHSLELQRVEECEFKVGVFTNLTPEHLDFHETLEDYRNAKKKLFYKTSLCNVVNIDDEDGRKIAEEIKSLPTPLLTYGIKGEGEITAENIIMTMTSVSFDLVTPKYTEKIEINIPGMFTVYNGLAAIAACYSMGIDRKDIKEGLSVLKGVAGRLDAVEGFSKFAVIVDYAHTPDALENVLKSVKDFTKNKLITVFGCGGDRDQTKRPVMGEIAGKYSDLTIVTSDNPRTEDPIKILNMIEEGIKNTTGEYHIIEDRREAIRFALKNATSGDILLIAGKGHETYQIIGDKVFEFDDKKVALEVAREDGLV, from the coding sequence ATGGTACTGAAGAAACTGTTAAAAGAAATGGTAGTTGAAGAAATTATAGGAAATGATAAAATAAATATTGATGCGATAGAATATGATTCCCGTAAGGTCAAAGAAAACAGCCTGTTTTTGTGCATTAAGGGTTTTAAAACAGACGGACATTTGTACATAAAGGATGCTATTCAAAGGGGAGCTTCTGCTGTTATGGTGGAAAAAGCTGTAGAAGCAGATATTGAAGGAACAACTGTTATAAGAGTAAAAGATACGAGAAAGGCTATGGCAGTCGTAGCAAAACACTTCTATGGTGACCCCAGCAGCTCCCTTGATTTAATAGGTGTTACTGGAACCAATGGAAAAACTTCTACAACCTATATGATTAAAAAAATATTAGAGGTAAGCAGAAAAAAAACTGGTTTAATTGGGACGATTTCCAATTGGATTGGTGAGGAAAAACTAGATGCTGATCGAACTACCCCAGAGGCTTTAGACCTGCAGAGATTGTTTAGAAATATGCTGGAGGTAAAGGTCGATAGCTGCGTGATGGAGGTTTCCTCCCATTCTTTAGAATTACAGCGGGTAGAGGAATGTGAATTTAAAGTAGGAGTTTTTACAAATCTAACCCCAGAACACTTAGATTTTCATGAAACTTTAGAGGATTATAGAAATGCTAAAAAGAAGCTGTTTTATAAAACATCTCTATGCAATGTAGTGAATATAGACGATGAAGATGGTAGAAAAATTGCCGAGGAAATTAAGTCTTTACCAACCCCTCTATTAACCTATGGGATTAAGGGAGAAGGGGAGATTACAGCTGAAAATATTATAATGACCATGACATCTGTTTCTTTTGATTTAGTTACCCCAAAGTATACAGAAAAAATAGAAATAAATATTCCGGGTATGTTTACTGTTTACAACGGACTTGCTGCTATTGCCGCTTGTTATAGTATGGGTATTGATAGAAAAGATATAAAAGAAGGGTTGAGCGTCCTTAAAGGGGTGGCAGGAAGACTAGATGCTGTGGAGGGATTTTCTAAATTTGCTGTAATTGTTGATTATGCTCATACGCCTGATGCTTTAGAAAATGTATTAAAGTCAGTAAAGGATTTTACCAAAAATAAACTTATCACTGTATTTGGTTGTGGTGGAGATAGGGATCAAACCAAAAGACCAGTTATGGGAGAAATTGCTGGCAAGTATAGTGATCTAACCATCGTTACTTCTGATAATCCTAGGACAGAGGACCCAATAAAGATTTTGAACATGATCGAGGAAGGGATAAAAAATACTACTGGAGAATATCATATCATAGAAGATAGAAGAGAAGCCATTCGTTTTGCCTTGAAAAATGCAACATCAGGAGATATTCTTCTTATTGCTGGAAAAGGTCATGAAACCTATCAAATTATTGGTGATAAAGTATTTGAATTTGATGATAAAAAAGTAGCTTTAGAAGTAGCTAGAGAGGATGGATTGGTATGA
- a CDS encoding stage V sporulation protein D, whose protein sequence is MSQPSISSKKRLIFIFTTVCFAMFGLIIRLGWIQIVQGERYKELANAQQTRDIPIPAKRGTIYDRNGKELAISASTNTVWARPREIQNPEAAGEMLASILDLEVEDTVKKLSNTTQGLVRIARWIKDDLADEIRSKRIQGVWIAEDNKRYYPYGNFAAYILGHTTDDNAGMAGIELEYEKYLSGLPGRWIKNTDGAGRQLAFSIERYYPPEDGLSIVLTIDEVIQHFAEKAVENALQVNKAKRVIAIVMDIKTGDILAMAAKPDYDPNEPRVPLDDALKQQLEGMNNEEKLEAWFSMWRNPVINDTYEPGSTFKLITTAAAIEEAVATPTSEFYSSGTIKVAGQTIRCWRYYNPHGHQTLTQAVQNSCNPIFVELGQKMGTETFYHYVDGFGFSDVTGIDLPGERRSIMYNINNVGPVELATMTFGQSISVTPIQLINAVSAIANDGKLMKPRIVKELIDSEGKIVHRFEETMVRQVVSQKTSQELRSIMESVVSEGSGKGAYIPGYRVGGKTGTAQKVVDGRYAQGVYVSSFVAVAPSDDPRLAVLTIVDEPGGYSHFGSVIGTPIAKEILEESLRYLDIKPKYTEEEAKTLIQEEVIVPEVRGLTIKEASKILLDNKLEYATSPEFLTVDPNSIVVDMFPKPSARVPEKSMIMLYTKVNDHLPSSVIVPDLKGKTIREVNTILNAVDLKLKIAGSGLAYSQMPEAGSEVELGTIVSVDFRPD, encoded by the coding sequence GTGTCGCAGCCTAGTATTTCTAGTAAGAAACGACTTATATTTATTTTCACTACTGTATGTTTTGCTATGTTTGGTCTGATTATAAGGCTAGGATGGATACAAATTGTACAGGGAGAAAGGTATAAAGAATTAGCAAATGCACAGCAAACAAGAGATATTCCAATTCCCGCAAAGCGGGGAACCATTTATGATCGTAATGGTAAAGAATTAGCTATTAGTGCCAGTACCAATACAGTCTGGGCAAGACCTAGAGAAATTCAAAATCCTGAAGCAGCAGGAGAAATGCTAGCAAGTATTTTAGACTTAGAGGTAGAGGATACTGTAAAAAAGCTAAGTAATACTACGCAGGGGCTTGTGAGGATTGCACGATGGATTAAGGATGACTTGGCAGATGAAATACGTTCAAAGAGAATACAAGGAGTTTGGATTGCAGAAGACAACAAACGGTATTATCCTTATGGAAATTTTGCAGCTTATATTCTAGGACATACTACTGATGATAATGCAGGGATGGCGGGAATAGAACTGGAATATGAAAAATATTTAAGCGGACTACCGGGAAGATGGATTAAAAATACTGATGGGGCAGGAAGACAGCTGGCCTTTAGTATAGAGAGATACTATCCTCCAGAGGACGGTCTGAGCATCGTGTTGACCATTGATGAAGTGATACAACATTTTGCAGAAAAAGCTGTTGAAAATGCTCTACAGGTAAATAAAGCAAAGAGGGTAATAGCCATTGTCATGGATATAAAAACAGGAGACATTTTGGCTATGGCTGCTAAGCCAGATTATGATCCAAATGAACCTAGAGTCCCTTTAGATGATGCTTTAAAACAACAATTAGAGGGAATGAATAATGAAGAGAAGCTAGAGGCCTGGTTTAGTATGTGGAGAAATCCAGTGATCAACGATACCTATGAGCCTGGTTCTACTTTTAAGCTGATTACTACAGCAGCAGCTATTGAAGAGGCTGTAGCCACCCCTACCAGTGAATTTTACTCTAGTGGAACAATAAAAGTAGCAGGGCAAACCATCAGATGTTGGAGATACTATAATCCTCATGGGCATCAGACCTTGACACAGGCTGTACAGAACTCCTGCAACCCTATTTTTGTGGAGTTGGGACAAAAAATGGGAACTGAAACTTTCTATCATTACGTAGATGGTTTTGGTTTTTCAGATGTTACAGGAATTGATTTGCCAGGAGAGAGAAGGTCTATTATGTATAATATAAATAATGTAGGACCTGTAGAATTAGCTACTATGACCTTCGGTCAAAGTATTTCTGTTACACCTATTCAGTTAATTAATGCTGTATCTGCTATTGCCAATGATGGTAAGTTGATGAAACCTAGAATTGTAAAAGAACTTATTGACTCTGAAGGTAAAATTGTTCATCGGTTTGAAGAAACCATGGTAAGACAGGTAGTTTCCCAAAAAACTTCACAGGAGTTAAGGAGCATAATGGAATCTGTTGTATCAGAGGGATCAGGAAAAGGTGCCTATATTCCAGGATATAGGGTAGGAGGAAAGACAGGGACAGCTCAAAAAGTTGTAGATGGAAGGTATGCACAAGGTGTATATGTATCTTCCTTCGTAGCGGTTGCACCTAGCGATGACCCTAGGTTAGCAGTCTTGACTATTGTAGATGAACCTGGAGGATATAGTCACTTTGGTAGTGTAATAGGTACACCTATTGCAAAAGAGATATTAGAAGAGAGTTTAAGGTATTTAGATATTAAACCTAAGTATACAGAAGAAGAAGCAAAAACACTGATTCAGGAAGAGGTAATTGTACCAGAGGTAAGGGGCTTGACGATAAAAGAAGCATCAAAGATCCTGTTAGATAACAAATTGGAGTATGCTACTTCTCCTGAGTTTTTGACTGTAGATCCAAATAGCATTGTTGTAGATATGTTTCCAAAGCCAAGTGCAAGGGTACCAGAAAAATCGATGATTATGTTGTATACTAAGGTGAACGATCATCTTCCTTCTTCTGTGATTGTTCCCGACCTCAAGGGAAAGACTATAAGAGAGGTTAATACCATATTAAATGCAGTAGATTTAAAACTCAAAATTGCAGGAAGTGGTTTAGCCTATAGTCAAATGCCAGAAGCTGGAAGTGAAGTAGAACTTGGAACAATAGTAAGTGTTGATTTTAGGCCCGATTAA
- the rsmH gene encoding 16S rRNA (cytosine(1402)-N(4))-methyltransferase RsmH gives MDFQHVSVLLKECIDNLNIKSHGIYVDGTLGGAGHSKEIVKKLSKEGLLIGIDQDTNALHAAGERLKSSECQVKLAHNNFRNLDLVLKELEVDKIDGILLDLGVSSHQLDEAERGFSYMHNAELDMRMDVRNPLTAREVVNKYSQEDLTKIIWQYGEEKWAKRIAEFVVEHRKIKEIDTTYELVEIIKKAIPAGARREGSHPAKRTFQAIRIEVNEELEIIEETIKTANNYLRVGGRICIITFHSLEDRIVKNTFKELSDPCVCPPKFPICQCNQKKQIHIVTRKPIVPTKEELEVNPRSRSAKLRVAEKV, from the coding sequence ATGGACTTCCAACATGTATCAGTATTGTTAAAAGAATGTATAGATAACCTAAATATAAAAAGTCATGGTATTTATGTAGATGGCACATTAGGCGGAGCTGGACATTCAAAAGAAATAGTAAAAAAATTAAGTAAAGAAGGATTACTAATAGGCATTGATCAAGATACCAATGCTCTCCATGCTGCTGGTGAGAGACTAAAAAGCAGTGAATGTCAAGTAAAACTCGCACATAATAATTTTAGAAATCTAGACCTTGTTTTAAAGGAACTAGAGGTGGATAAAATTGATGGAATCTTACTTGATCTGGGTGTGTCTTCTCATCAACTGGATGAAGCCGAACGAGGATTTTCTTATATGCATAACGCTGAGTTAGATATGAGAATGGATGTTAGAAACCCCTTGACGGCTAGGGAAGTGGTAAATAAATACAGCCAAGAAGATTTAACAAAAATTATTTGGCAATATGGAGAAGAAAAGTGGGCAAAAAGAATTGCTGAATTTGTTGTAGAACATAGAAAAATAAAAGAGATTGATACTACTTATGAGCTGGTGGAAATTATAAAAAAAGCTATACCTGCAGGAGCAAGAAGAGAAGGATCTCACCCTGCTAAGAGAACTTTTCAAGCTATTAGAATAGAAGTAAATGAAGAACTAGAGATCATTGAAGAAACAATAAAGACAGCTAACAACTATCTCAGGGTGGGGGGACGAATATGTATCATTACCTTTCACTCCCTAGAAGACAGGATTGTGAAAAATACCTTTAAAGAATTAAGTGATCCTTGTGTATGTCCGCCAAAGTTTCCAATATGTCAGTGTAATCAAAAGAAACAAATACATATTGTTACCCGCAAGCCGATTGTACCAACCAAGGAAGAGCTGGAAGTTAACCCTAGATCCAGAAGTGCTAAATTAAGGGTGGCTGAAAAAGTGTAA